One region of Streptomyces davaonensis JCM 4913 genomic DNA includes:
- a CDS encoding PEP-utilizing enzyme — translation MGRLGAALPGLATDLVADVDRRLAEVPGPAGLSSAALTDELRWTRRALVSLHAQEALAGALLRESPTGRTAAGTALAALAAARARGVPDERIVATDPVVLALTAPSLLHDVHLPTAQPEQAPATALPGQDGMSTRHGSDPGKDRLPARTTSPAALPPREALRLRIRWIQELQIRLVREVARRAGLGAERIGLLRWPELVDALQGEGLPADLARRTPPAATPPLPDAFRLADGGLVVADRNSGRGDGLRGVSGGRAVGTAWDGSAPRPPDPVLVVRTLDPALAPLLPGLTGLVAQTGSPLSHLAVLAREFHLPAVVGAADAVHRFPVGARLTVDGTAGDVRLGDGS, via the coding sequence GTGGGCCGCCTCGGCGCCGCGCTGCCCGGACTGGCCACGGACCTCGTGGCGGACGTGGACCGGCGGCTGGCCGAGGTACCGGGACCGGCCGGCCTCTCCTCGGCCGCCCTCACCGACGAGCTGCGCTGGACCCGCCGGGCCCTGGTCTCGCTGCATGCCCAGGAGGCCCTCGCGGGCGCCCTTCTGCGCGAGTCCCCGACAGGCCGCACGGCCGCGGGCACGGCCCTGGCCGCCCTCGCGGCGGCCCGCGCGCGCGGGGTGCCCGACGAGCGGATCGTCGCCACGGATCCGGTGGTCCTCGCCCTGACGGCACCGAGCCTGCTGCACGACGTCCACCTGCCGACGGCCCAGCCGGAACAAGCCCCGGCGACGGCGCTCCCCGGCCAGGACGGCATGAGCACGCGCCACGGCTCCGATCCCGGCAAGGACCGCCTCCCCGCCCGAACCACCTCCCCCGCCGCCCTCCCGCCCCGAGAAGCCCTGCGCCTGCGCATCCGCTGGATACAGGAGCTCCAGATCCGGCTGGTGCGGGAGGTCGCGCGGCGGGCCGGTCTCGGCGCGGAGCGGATCGGGCTGCTCCGCTGGCCGGAGCTGGTAGACGCGCTCCAGGGCGAAGGGCTGCCCGCCGATCTCGCGCGGCGTACACCGCCCGCCGCCACTCCCCCGCTCCCCGACGCCTTCCGGCTCGCGGACGGCGGACTCGTCGTCGCCGACCGGAACAGCGGCCGCGGCGACGGCCTGCGCGGTGTCTCCGGCGGGCGCGCGGTCGGTACGGCGTGGGACGGCAGCGCGCCGCGCCCGCCGGACCCGGTGCTCGTCGTCCGCACCCTCGACCCCGCCCTCGCCCCGCTGCTGCCGGGACTGACCGGACTGGTCGCGCAGACCGGCAGCCCGCTGTCCCATCTGGCCGTGCTGGCCAGGGAGTTCCACCTCCCCGCGGTCGTCGGCGCCGCGGACGCGGTCCACCGCTTCCCGGTCGGCGCCCGCCTCACCGTCGACGGGACGGCAGGTGACGTACGGCTGGGGGACGGGTCATGA
- the pdxR gene encoding MocR-like pyridoxine biosynthesis transcription factor PdxR, whose amino-acid sequence MSESWVNSAERIGADLHLELSGPGGRRAALIHALRDAVRGGRLAPGTRLPPYRSLAADLGVARNTVADAYAELVAEGWLTARQGSGTRVAERAEPPRHAGKVPGKTPPRARGPRHNLRQGTPDVSGFPRGEWLASYRRALQQAPNEVFGPGDPAGRVELREALAEYLPRARGVRCDPDRIVICSGFAHALRLLFEGRVLRSPLAVEAYGLPFHRELLTRAGVRTVPLPLDEDGARIDRLGRERGVLLTPAHQFPTGGPLHAARRAAVIDWARARDAVIVEDDYDGEFRYDRKPVGAVQGLDPERVIFVGSVSKSLSPAVRLGWMVLPERYVEGVLAAKGEREAWASVLDQLSLADFIARGSYDRHVRRMRQRYRGRRDRLVAALAERAPHIEVTGVAAGLHAVLRLPPGTEAATVARAERAGVALDGLAAFRHPGAAEPAVAAYDGLVVGYATPSEHAYAVALDALCATFPDP is encoded by the coding sequence GTGTCCGAATCATGGGTCAATTCCGCGGAGCGCATCGGCGCGGATCTGCATCTGGAGCTGTCCGGGCCGGGCGGCAGACGGGCCGCTCTGATCCACGCCCTGCGCGACGCCGTGCGCGGCGGCAGACTCGCCCCCGGCACCCGGCTGCCGCCGTACCGTTCCCTCGCCGCCGACCTGGGCGTCGCACGGAACACGGTGGCCGACGCGTACGCGGAGCTGGTCGCCGAGGGCTGGCTGACCGCCCGGCAGGGCTCGGGCACCCGGGTCGCCGAACGGGCCGAGCCGCCGCGACACGCCGGGAAAGTGCCCGGGAAGACTCCTCCACGCGCGCGTGGCCCGCGGCACAACCTGCGTCAGGGCACCCCGGATGTCTCGGGCTTCCCGCGCGGGGAGTGGCTCGCCTCCTACCGGCGGGCCCTTCAGCAGGCGCCGAACGAGGTGTTCGGGCCCGGTGATCCGGCCGGGCGCGTGGAGCTGCGGGAGGCGCTCGCGGAGTACCTCCCCCGCGCGCGTGGCGTCCGCTGCGACCCGGACCGGATCGTCATCTGCTCCGGCTTCGCGCACGCGCTGCGGCTGCTGTTCGAGGGGCGGGTGCTGCGCAGTCCGCTGGCCGTGGAGGCGTACGGGCTGCCCTTCCACCGGGAACTGCTCACCCGCGCGGGAGTGCGGACCGTACCGCTGCCCCTGGACGAGGACGGCGCCCGGATCGACCGGCTGGGCCGCGAGCGGGGCGTCCTGCTCACCCCCGCGCACCAGTTCCCGACGGGCGGCCCGCTGCACGCCGCCCGCCGCGCCGCCGTGATCGACTGGGCACGCGCGCGTGACGCGGTGATCGTGGAGGACGACTACGACGGGGAGTTCCGCTACGACCGCAAGCCCGTCGGAGCCGTCCAGGGACTCGACCCCGAGCGGGTGATCTTCGTCGGCTCGGTGAGCAAGAGCCTGTCCCCGGCGGTGCGGCTGGGCTGGATGGTCCTGCCCGAGCGGTACGTCGAGGGCGTGCTCGCGGCCAAGGGCGAGCGGGAGGCCTGGGCGAGCGTCCTGGACCAGCTGAGCCTCGCCGACTTCATCGCGCGCGGGTCGTACGACCGTCATGTGCGGCGGATGCGGCAGCGGTACCGCGGCCGCCGGGACCGGCTCGTGGCCGCGCTGGCCGAGCGGGCGCCGCACATCGAGGTCACCGGGGTGGCGGCCGGGCTGCACGCGGTGCTGCGGTTGCCGCCCGGCACCGAGGCGGCCACCGTCGCGCGGGCCGAGCGGGCCGGGGTGGCCCTGGACGGGCTCGCCGCGTTCCGGCATCCGGGGGCCGCGGAGCCCGCCGTAGCGGCCTATGACGGGTTGGTCGTGGGGTATGCAACCCCCTCCGAGCACGCCTATGCGGTGGCGCTGGACGCGCTCTGCGCAACGTTTCCGGATCCGTAA
- a CDS encoding carboxymuconolactone decarboxylase family protein, giving the protein MTMNTLLDAKAPRMNFAKTAPKINRAVVAFDAAAREGLDPTLVELIQIRASLLNNCAYCLHMHTNDARKAGETEDRLHLVAVWREARHFFTEKEQAALALTEAVTLVSDAGVPDAVYAEAADRFDETELAHVLALILTINTWNRMALAVGKVAGTDERQG; this is encoded by the coding sequence ATGACGATGAACACGCTGCTCGACGCCAAGGCCCCCCGGATGAACTTCGCCAAGACCGCCCCGAAGATCAACCGCGCCGTCGTCGCCTTCGACGCCGCCGCCCGAGAGGGCCTGGACCCGACGCTGGTCGAGCTCATCCAGATCCGTGCCTCGCTGCTCAACAACTGCGCGTACTGCCTGCACATGCACACCAACGACGCCCGCAAGGCCGGTGAGACCGAGGACCGGCTGCACCTGGTCGCGGTCTGGCGCGAGGCCCGCCACTTCTTCACCGAGAAGGAGCAGGCGGCCCTGGCCCTGACCGAGGCGGTCACCCTGGTCTCCGACGCTGGCGTCCCGGACGCCGTCTACGCCGAGGCGGCGGACCGGTTCGACGAGACCGAGCTGGCTCACGTGCTGGCCCTGATCCTCACGATCAACACCTGGAACCGCATGGCCCTGGCGGTGGGCAAGGTGGCGGGGACGGACGAGCGGCAGGGCTGA
- a CDS encoding glutamate synthase subunit beta — MADPKGFMTTPRQDWPRRPVEERVRDWDEVYVPGALLPIVSKQADRCMDCGVPFCHDACPLGNLIPEWNDLVSREDWRTAADRLHATNNFPEFTGRLCPAPCEAGCVLAINQPAVTIKNVECAIADRAWELGFAPPRPPDRLSGRTVAVIGSGPTGLAAAQQLTRAGHTVAVFEKDDRIGGLLRYGIPEFKMEKGQLERRVGQMRAEGTKFRTSAAVGRDIGAAELRARYDALVIATGATAWRELDVPGRELTGIHQAMEYLPLANRVCEGDIETSPLSAAGKHVVIVGGGDTGADCLGTAVREGAASVTQLDIYAQPGAERDEDTEPWPTYPKVYRLSAAHEEAGELGTAPAADADARLFAASTLRFTGDQDGRVRWLHLVEVDSKRRPRPGTGRAIPAELVLLALGFSGPDREDGLIGQLGVELEPRGTIARDAEFATNVPGVFAAGDAARGQSLVVWAIAEGRAVAAAVDRRLTGSSRLPAPISPYDRPMTA; from the coding sequence ATGGCCGATCCCAAGGGATTCATGACCACTCCTCGCCAGGACTGGCCCCGTCGCCCGGTCGAGGAGCGGGTCAGGGACTGGGACGAGGTCTATGTCCCCGGGGCGCTGCTGCCCATCGTGAGCAAACAGGCCGACCGGTGCATGGACTGCGGCGTACCGTTCTGCCACGACGCCTGTCCGCTCGGCAATCTGATCCCCGAGTGGAACGACCTGGTGTCCCGGGAGGACTGGCGGACAGCCGCCGACCGGCTGCACGCCACCAACAACTTCCCCGAGTTCACCGGGCGGTTGTGCCCGGCGCCGTGCGAGGCGGGATGTGTGCTCGCCATCAATCAGCCCGCGGTCACCATCAAGAACGTCGAGTGCGCCATCGCCGACCGCGCCTGGGAGCTGGGGTTCGCCCCGCCCCGTCCGCCGGACCGGCTGTCGGGACGGACCGTCGCGGTGATCGGGTCGGGGCCCACGGGGCTCGCGGCGGCCCAGCAGCTGACCCGGGCCGGGCACACGGTCGCCGTGTTCGAGAAGGACGACCGGATCGGCGGGCTGCTGCGGTACGGCATCCCCGAGTTCAAGATGGAGAAGGGGCAACTGGAGCGGCGCGTGGGGCAGATGCGGGCCGAGGGGACCAAGTTCCGTACGTCCGCGGCGGTCGGGCGGGACATCGGGGCCGCGGAACTGCGGGCGCGCTACGACGCGCTCGTGATCGCCACGGGGGCGACCGCGTGGCGTGAGCTGGACGTGCCGGGGCGGGAGCTGACCGGGATCCATCAGGCGATGGAGTATCTGCCGCTGGCCAACCGGGTGTGCGAGGGGGACATCGAGACCTCGCCGCTGTCCGCCGCCGGGAAGCACGTCGTCATCGTGGGCGGCGGTGACACCGGCGCCGACTGTCTGGGCACGGCCGTCCGGGAGGGCGCCGCTTCGGTGACCCAGCTCGACATCTACGCCCAGCCCGGCGCCGAGCGCGACGAGGACACCGAGCCCTGGCCGACGTACCCGAAGGTCTACCGGCTCTCGGCGGCCCATGAGGAGGCGGGGGAGCTGGGGACGGCGCCCGCCGCGGACGCCGACGCGCGGCTGTTCGCGGCGTCCACGCTGCGCTTCACGGGGGACCAGGACGGGCGGGTACGGTGGCTGCACCTGGTCGAGGTCGACTCGAAACGGCGGCCCAGGCCCGGCACGGGTCGGGCGATTCCGGCCGAACTCGTGCTGCTCGCGCTCGGGTTCTCCGGGCCGGACCGGGAGGACGGGCTGATCGGGCAGTTGGGGGTCGAGCTGGAGCCCCGGGGGACGATCGCCCGGGACGCCGAGTTCGCCACGAACGTCCCCGGAGTCTTCGCGGCCGGGGACGCCGCCCGGGGGCAGTCGCTCGTCGTGTGGGCGATCGCCGAGGGCCGGGCGGTGGCGGCCGCCGTCGACCGCCGGCTGACGGGAAGCTCACGCCTGCCGGCGCCGATCTCGCCGTACGACCGCCCCATGACGGCCTGA
- a CDS encoding anthrone oxygenase family protein, whose translation MIDGPYFVLTVLGVLGTGLVAGVFCAFSTFVMKGLAALPPAQGVAAMQAINVAAVTPAFMIVFIGSAVLCAVLAVVTFVLWPDEGTVELLLGSALYLFGSFGVTMVANVPRNDALMKVEAGTSEATAYWTTYVREWTAWNHVRMVASSAAAVSYVLALT comes from the coding sequence ATGATCGATGGGCCGTACTTCGTACTGACCGTGCTGGGTGTGCTGGGGACCGGTCTGGTGGCCGGCGTGTTCTGCGCGTTCTCGACCTTCGTGATGAAGGGGCTCGCCGCACTGCCGCCCGCGCAGGGCGTCGCGGCGATGCAGGCGATCAACGTGGCCGCCGTGACCCCCGCGTTCATGATCGTGTTCATCGGTTCCGCCGTGCTGTGCGCGGTGCTCGCGGTGGTGACGTTCGTGCTGTGGCCGGACGAGGGGACCGTGGAGCTGTTGCTGGGCAGCGCGCTGTATCTGTTCGGTTCGTTCGGCGTGACCATGGTCGCCAACGTGCCCCGCAACGACGCGCTGATGAAGGTGGAGGCGGGTACGTCCGAGGCCACCGCGTACTGGACCACGTATGTGCGCGAGTGGACGGCCTGGAACCACGTGCGCATGGTCGCCTCGTCCGCCGCCGCCGTCTCCTACGTGCTGGCGCTTACCTGA
- a CDS encoding DUF2293 domain-containing protein: MAHLATPPHRTGLLVVQPLRRRHCAECRGGPVSLLVLEDGAPRCLDCADLGHLVFLPRGDTALTRRSREESTLSAVVVRFNRRKGRYERQGVLVEEAGLARAEARCLADAEARRRRRQRDARRRAAEDARFTQAFAAEIRRLFPGCPADRAAATAAHASVRGSGRVGRSAAGRALSEAAVTSAVAASVRHLDTPYDHLLMSGVPRNEARRRIAAGVEAVLRGWREPEAEAG; this comes from the coding sequence ATGGCACACCTGGCAACTCCCCCGCACCGCACCGGACTTCTCGTCGTCCAGCCGCTGCGGCGACGGCACTGTGCCGAGTGCCGGGGCGGGCCGGTGTCGCTGCTGGTGCTGGAGGACGGGGCGCCGCGGTGCCTGGACTGCGCGGACCTCGGGCATCTGGTGTTCCTGCCGCGCGGCGACACCGCGCTGACCCGCCGGTCCCGGGAGGAGAGCACGCTGTCGGCGGTGGTGGTGCGGTTCAACCGGCGCAAGGGGCGCTACGAGCGGCAGGGCGTCCTCGTCGAGGAGGCGGGGCTGGCCCGCGCCGAGGCGCGCTGCCTCGCGGACGCCGAGGCCAGACGGCGCCGACGGCAGCGGGACGCGCGGCGCAGAGCCGCCGAGGACGCGCGGTTCACGCAGGCGTTCGCGGCGGAGATACGGCGACTGTTCCCGGGCTGCCCGGCGGACCGGGCCGCCGCGACCGCCGCGCACGCCTCGGTGCGGGGCAGCGGGCGGGTCGGCCGGAGCGCGGCGGGGCGCGCGCTGTCCGAGGCCGCCGTGACCTCGGCGGTCGCCGCGTCCGTACGGCATCTGGACACGCCGTACGACCACCTGCTGATGAGCGGGGTGCCCAGGAACGAGGCCCGGCGGCGGATCGCGGCGGGGGTGGAGGCGGTGCTGAGAGGCTGGCGCGAGCCCGAGGCGGAGGCGGGCTGA
- a CDS encoding nucleoside/nucleotide kinase family protein — protein sequence MGRVRLEAITWDRLGDLLAERLLDLKPADGSPWPRIAFDGAPAARPGDLAERVGEALRTRGRPSLAVGAEGFLRPASLRLEHGRRDVEAYYDGWLDTGALWREVFGPLEPGGDGRVLPDLWDPVTDRATRSPYVPLPPGGALLLHGPLLLRHWFPFDLTVHVRLSAGALRRRTPEADHWTLPAFERYEDETDPATAADVLVRADDPRHPAWNG from the coding sequence ATGGGCCGTGTGCGACTCGAAGCGATCACCTGGGACCGGCTCGGCGACCTCCTCGCCGAGCGGCTGCTCGACCTCAAGCCCGCCGACGGCAGTCCCTGGCCGCGCATCGCCTTCGACGGCGCCCCGGCCGCCCGCCCGGGAGACCTCGCGGAACGCGTCGGCGAGGCCCTGCGCACCCGCGGCCGCCCCTCGCTCGCCGTCGGCGCCGAGGGCTTCCTGCGCCCCGCCTCGCTCCGACTGGAACACGGCCGCCGGGACGTCGAGGCGTACTACGACGGCTGGTTGGACACCGGCGCCCTGTGGCGCGAGGTCTTCGGTCCCCTCGAACCCGGCGGCGACGGCCGCGTCCTGCCCGACCTGTGGGACCCGGTCACCGACCGGGCCACCCGCAGCCCCTACGTCCCGCTCCCGCCCGGCGGCGCCCTGTTGCTGCACGGCCCCCTCCTCCTTCGGCACTGGTTCCCCTTCGACCTGACCGTCCACGTCCGCCTCTCCGCGGGCGCCCTGCGCCGCCGCACCCCCGAGGCCGACCACTGGACCCTCCCCGCCTTCGAGCGCTACGAGGACGAGACCGACCCGGCCACTGCCGCCGATGTCCTGGTCCGCGCCGACGACCCCCGCCACCCCGCCTGGAACGGCTGA
- a CDS encoding CBS domain-containing protein, translating to MTTAGDIMHRGAQWIPAHETLDRAAQLMRDLGVGALPIGDSNDRLCGILTDRDIVVGCVAMGHDPAKVTAGEMAQGTPRWVASDADVGEVLQVMQDHQIRRLPVIENKRLVGMISEADLAQHLTEDQIASWAESVYARTAGR from the coding sequence ATGACCACTGCCGGAGACATCATGCACCGCGGCGCCCAGTGGATCCCGGCGCACGAGACCCTGGACCGTGCCGCCCAGCTGATGCGTGACCTCGGCGTCGGCGCCCTGCCCATCGGTGACTCGAACGACCGGCTCTGCGGCATCCTCACCGACCGCGACATCGTCGTCGGCTGCGTGGCCATGGGACACGACCCGGCCAAGGTGACCGCAGGCGAGATGGCCCAGGGCACACCGCGCTGGGTGGCCTCGGACGCCGACGTCGGCGAGGTGCTCCAGGTGATGCAGGATCACCAGATCCGCCGACTGCCCGTCATCGAGAACAAGCGGCTGGTCGGCATGATCAGCGAGGCCGACCTGGCCCAGCACCTGACGGAGGACCAGATCGCGTCGTGGGCCGAGAGCGTCTACGCCAGGACCGCGGGGCGCTGA
- the corA gene encoding magnesium/cobalt transporter CorA, giving the protein MSMAGNLRKVTSLGTVGGLRKVARLARRRPRVDLSHPARSPLGSSVVNCVSYREGARVPASGDLVDIVERVRKRGDGFVWLGLHEPTDQEFAGIAELFELHPLAVEDAVEAHQRPKLERYDETLFAVFKTVCYVEHEELTATSEVVDTGEIMVFAGEDFVITVRHGRHGSLGPLREELESQPEQLAKGPAAVLHAIADHVVDDYLSVTDSVQADIDQVETDVFAEAGARVDPGRIYQLKRELLELKRAVAPLARPLDELATRPLRVIDPEIQAYFRDVSDHLLRVREQIASFDELLNSILQAHLAQVTVAQNEDMRKITAWAALVAVPTMVCGVYGMNFDHMPELHWKFGYPLVIGVIAVACLSLYRGFRRNGWL; this is encoded by the coding sequence ATGTCCATGGCAGGAAATCTGCGGAAGGTCACGAGCCTCGGCACGGTCGGCGGCCTGCGCAAGGTGGCCCGACTGGCCCGGCGGCGCCCCCGCGTCGACCTGAGCCACCCGGCCCGCTCCCCGCTGGGTTCCTCCGTGGTGAACTGTGTGAGCTACCGCGAGGGGGCACGCGTCCCCGCGAGCGGCGACCTGGTCGACATAGTGGAGCGGGTGCGCAAGCGCGGCGACGGTTTCGTCTGGCTCGGCCTGCACGAGCCGACGGACCAGGAGTTCGCGGGCATCGCCGAGCTGTTCGAGCTGCATCCACTGGCCGTCGAGGACGCTGTCGAGGCCCATCAGCGTCCCAAGCTGGAGCGCTACGACGAGACGCTGTTCGCGGTGTTCAAGACGGTCTGCTACGTCGAGCACGAAGAGCTGACGGCGACCAGCGAGGTCGTGGACACCGGCGAGATCATGGTCTTCGCCGGCGAGGACTTCGTGATCACCGTGCGGCACGGCCGGCATGGCTCACTGGGTCCGCTGCGCGAGGAGCTGGAGTCACAGCCCGAGCAGCTCGCCAAGGGCCCGGCGGCGGTGCTGCACGCCATCGCGGACCACGTGGTGGACGACTATCTGAGCGTCACCGACTCGGTGCAGGCCGATATCGACCAGGTGGAGACGGATGTGTTCGCGGAGGCGGGCGCGCGGGTCGACCCAGGCCGGATCTACCAGCTCAAGCGGGAACTCCTCGAACTGAAGCGGGCGGTGGCCCCGCTGGCCCGACCGCTGGATGAGCTGGCCACCCGGCCGCTGCGGGTGATCGACCCGGAGATACAGGCGTACTTCCGCGATGTCTCCGACCACCTCCTGCGGGTCAGGGAGCAGATCGCCTCCTTCGACGAACTGCTCAACTCGATCCTCCAGGCACACCTCGCGCAGGTCACCGTCGCGCAGAACGAGGACATGCGGAAGATCACGGCCTGGGCCGCGCTGGTCGCGGTGCCGACGATGGTCTGCGGGGTCTACGGCATGAACTTCGACCACATGCCGGAGCTGCACTGGAAGTTCGGGTATCCGCTGGTCATAGGCGTGATAGCCGTGGCCTGTCTGAGCCTTTACCGCGGCTTCAGGCGCAACGGCTGGCTGTGA